The Neodiprion fabricii isolate iyNeoFabr1 chromosome 4, iyNeoFabr1.1, whole genome shotgun sequence genome window below encodes:
- the LOC124181132 gene encoding 4-coumarate--CoA ligase 1-like, translating into MRDRSVRCALWMKANGLLPGDVVMICDHHHLDLAMPCLAALYLGAIFNPLHVDVTGEDLYRMMKITTPKMAFVNEELAGIFAEAIEKMTVDIKLVTFGRRTGFLQFEKIITEQKIDEVQNYRCTPIKSSNETAVIVWTSGSSGVPKGVALPHSAILGRLKGPAVYGANALNFTSLGWLSEVLSMLEPIVTNETRFLAPTFEEYTACALIEKLRTVSLFLSPFMINRLIRSDALDKYDLSSLRRIITSGCSLSVVSRKALKKKVPHALIAVIYGMSETGGAFSVQDNESKPTSTGVILPNRQLKVVDPDTGRVLGANQMGELCLKTCSMMKYYWKNPEATVSVLDEDGWLHSGDLGYYDEDGEIFVVDRLKDLISCPEYNVCPADIENVLLSHPGVKEVAVVAMPHPVDIEQPIAFVVRTDASIVDKQVTEQELIDFVAAKLPDGKRLRGGVRFLEHLPKTSTDKVRRSELRELARRIALT; encoded by the exons ATGCGGGACAGAAGCGTGAGATGTGCTTTGTGGATGAAAGCAAACGGTTTGCTCCCAGGAGACGTTGTTATGATTTGCGATCACCATCATTTGGATCTTGCAATGCCGTGTTTAGCAGCCCTGTACCTTGGGGCCATCTTCAATCCCTTACACGTTGATGTGACCGGAG AGGACCTTTACCGTATGATGAAAATCACCACTCCGAAAATGGCATTCGTCAACGAAGAATTAGCTGGAATCTTTGCCGAGGCGATTGAGAAAATGACGGTAGACATAAAACTTGTTACGTTTGGTCGACGTACGGGTTTTTTAcagttcgaaaaaataatcactgaACAAAAAATCGACGAAGTCCAGAACTACAGATGCACACCGATCAAAAGTTCTAATGAAACTGCAGTAATCGTGTGGACTTCTGGGTCCTCGGGTGTTCCGAAAGGTGTTGCATTGCCCCACTCAGCTATCCTGGGGCGTTTGAAGGGCCCTGCAGTTTACGGCGCTAATGCGCTAAATTTCACGAGTCTAGGATGGCTGAGTGAAGTACTCAGCATGCTCGAACCTATAGTCACAAATGAGACCAGGTTTTTAGCACCGACTTTCGAAGAGTACACAGCATGCGCACTCATCGAAAAGCTTAGA ACAGTGAGCCTTTTCTTGAGCCCCTTCATGATCAATAGATTAATAAGGTCAGATGCCTTGGACAAGTACGACCTCTCCAGTCTTCGGCGCATCATTACCAGTGGATGCAGTCTGTCGGTTGTGTCTCGAAAAGCCTTGAAGAAAAAGGTACCGCACGCTTTGATCGCCGTTATATACGGCATGTCCGAAACCGGTGGTGCTTTCTCAGTTCAGGATAATGAATCGAAACCTACATCAACTGGTGTTATTCTACCGAATCGCCAACTGAAAGTAGTTGATCCTGATACCGGCCGGGTACTGGGAGCCAATCAAATGGGTGAACTATGTTTGAAGACTTGCAGCATGATGAAATATTACTGGAAGAATCCGGAGGCTACAGTTAGTGTTCTTGACGAGGACG GATGGTTGCACTCGGGTGATCTTGGCTATTATGACGAGGATGGGGAGATTTTCGTCGTAGATAGATTGAAAGATTTGATCAGCTGCCCGGAATATAACGTATGTCCAGCTGATATCGAAAATGTGCTTCTATCTCATCCTGGAGTCAAGGAGGTAGCAGTTGTAGCCATGCCGCATCCTGTAGATATCGAGCAGCCTATTGCTTTTGTGGTTAGAACCGATGCATCAATAGTCGACAAACAG GTTACAGAGCAAGAGTTGATTGACTTTGTCGCTGCAAAATTGCCTGATGGTAAACGGCTTCGTGGTGGTGTTAGATTTTTGGAGCACTTACCGAAAACCTCAACCGACAAAGTTCGTCGCAGCGAACTACGGGAATTAGCAAGACGTATTGCGCTGACATAA